A segment of the Actinomycetes bacterium genome:
GCGCCGGATCCCCTGCGAAGCCCCGTCGTGGGTCCGGCGCCCGGACCGGAGGAGCACATCGCCATGACCGCCAACGTGGGAACAGCCGACCGAGTCATCCGGGTCGTCCTCGCCGTGGTTGCCGCCATCGTCGGCTTCTCGGTGGGCGCCGGCTCGGTCCTCGGAATCGTCCTTCTCGTCATCGCGGCCGTCCTGCTCGTGACCGCGGCAGTCGGCTTCTGCCCGCTGTACCGGCTGGTCGGGCTGAGCACCTCGAAGGCGAAGCAGCCGCTGTCGCACTGACCTCGCAGGTCAGCTCGGCTCGGTCACCGGCTCGGCCTCGGCCGGGAGCGCCACGGTGACCGGGCAGGCCCGCTCACCGGTCAGCCGCCGACGCAGCGCATAGCCGAGCAGCGCGACGGCGGCAAGCCCCAGGAAGGGCTGGAACGGTGCGAACCAGCGCACCGCCCCGGTCGCACCCAGCGCGAGCAGGGCGATCTTGTTGCAGACCGGGCAGCCGACCGCGAGGTAGGCCAGGAAGCCACGGGCCACGCTCGTGCGCATGGGCGTCGTCTCGTCGGCCACAACCGCGGCGCCGGGTCGAGCCACGTAGGTGGCCGCGACCAGCCCGGACAGGACCGCGGTGACCACCAGCACCGGCCAAGCCCACCAGGTGACCGGAACCGCGCGACCGAAGACCGGGTTCGGGATCAGCAGGGTCGGGACGCCGATGACCACCACGGTCACCACGGCCGAGACCGCGGCCACCATCCATCGCCGCAGGGGCCAGTCACGCACTGGTCGCTCCTCACCGGGCCGGTCGGCCGCACCACACCCGCCGAACGCCGGCGATCCGGGCCAGCATACCCACAGGGGTATCCGGCCAGTACGGCAAAAGGTGGGGTTCTCGGCGGTACATTCAGGCACGGTCAGGTTTGCCAGTGATGCCAGCACACGATCCGGCAACCGGGGCGGGCGACGACTTGGTGACCATGGCCTCTCCTGGAGTTGCGGCGGTTCCGCGAAAATGGATCCGGGCCGCCCAGGGCGGCGCAGCCCTGGTTGTTGATTTGGCCACCGGCGAGGGATGGGTCAGTGCCGAGGACGGTAGTCGTCATCGGATCGGGTCAGGCGAAGCCGTCCTGCTGGCACCGGGCGAGCAACACGAGTCAGGTAGCGACACCGGCATGACCGTCGTCATCGTTCAGTCGTCCGATCAGCTCCCAGATGGCGCGTAGACGCACCACCGGCGTGCCTCCGAGGGCTCGCGAAATGCCGATCAGGTGCACTTCAGACCGGTTGAGGTCGTCGCCGATTCCCAGCATTCAAGCCATCCACCCGGACGTACCTCGAACGCCGAGAGTCAGTCGACACGGAGGCGTTCCGAGAACGACGTACCGGCCGTAGCGGAGCACCCGGTCGGCTCGGTGCAGCCACAGGTTCGAGGCCGTGCGACGCCGGATGCGACGCAGCGCAGGTACCCGTGAGACAGCCCGGTCGGCGACGGCGTGGATGCCTTCCTGGATGGAGCCGAGCGGGCACACCCACCCGCAGAACATGCCGCG
Coding sequences within it:
- a CDS encoding DUF2892 domain-containing protein; protein product: MTANVGTADRVIRVVLAVVAAIVGFSVGAGSVLGIVLLVIAAVLLVTAAVGFCPLYRLVGLSTSKAKQPLSH